In Juglans regia cultivar Chandler chromosome 13, Walnut 2.0, whole genome shotgun sequence, the DNA window aagtaggTAAGAAAGTATTAGCATATAGCTTCCtgctattataatatatgatttaagattagggaaaaaaataacaGTAAAGCTAATTCAACCAGGCTGAATTATTACATAGATGAGTTCGATAATCAACCAGTAATTAATGCTATATTATTACTGGTTCATGAAAATGAAGCCAATACCTGTGTCTCTCAGAGTCAGAGCTCGCCATGATTGACGAGAGAAACAATCCTCTCGAGCAAAGCTTTGGCATTTTCACAAGCTGGGTTGAACATATGGAACACATGGTCCTCCCCAGCTGATTCCAACACCTTCACAACACCTCCCCACCCACTCTTCTCTAATATCTCGCGGTAATACCAACCCCTATCTTTCAACAAATCCTTCTCTGCAACACAAATCAGCACTTTCCCTGTCCCTAAGCTTCCCAGTTTCGGATCCgaagcggggtttatatacgGGTCATCGCTCCCACTCGTCGCTGGATAAACGAAACGCCACAAAGAATCGACTTTTGCTCTCTTCTCAGCCTCACTCATTTCGCTGCCGATCGGTTCTTTGCCCCAGAAATATGGATGCACTAAAACAATTCCTTCAAGCTTAAAACCAGCATGCAATCCTTCTGTCCCCACCCTCAATCCCATGTGGTGGGCAATATTAGCCCCAGCACTGTCCCCGGCAAGAAACACTCTTTCAAAATCAGCATGGCTTTTCAACCATTCATCGGGCCCCTTTTCATCAGCATGTGACTCAACCCATTTAAGCACAGTCCATGAATCATCATAAGCAACAGGAAGAGGGTGTTCTGGGGCTCTCCTGTAGTCTACTGAAACAGCAACGACATTGGCTTCGGACACGACGGAGTTAAGGTACCTATGGTATTGTGGAGAGAAAGCAGTTTCGATGCAAAAGCCACCACCATGGAAGTAAACAAGAACGGGAAGCTTTTTTTGGGTCTGGATGGTGGCTTTGGGGATGTAAATCCTGACAGCTACGCCCGTTTCGGGTGAGATAACGACATCTTTGGATTCAACGCCGGTTTGGGGATCAAGGGATGGGGATACCACCTCCGTGCCTATCATTCGCTCTATACGACCATCTTTGTAGATCTTAAGAAATGGGGAGTGGTCATAGGCTATTTCACTGCTGCTTACATCCATGgcaggagaagaggaggaagacgAAGAAGCTGCAGATGCTCTGATTTGGAGactggactttttttttttggtttctctggtttatgaaagagagagacaaaggTTATAATAGAGCGGACACGTACATTGGTGTGGAGCAcactatgaattttttattgattaagtaaattactattagttatattttttattttttaaaattatgtaaatatatttaaaaaatatttttaaaaaaatatattttatactgaGGGATACCAAATAGACAAATTGAGAGACTATAGTAGAACTATCCATGACTACCATTTCATGTATGCATAAAAGTATTAGCGAgggagttagagagagagagagagattcatttTCCACCCTTCAAATGTTGTGGAAACGTTTAGGATAAAagataaatgaataaataaatgccTTCCATGCGGCTGCCACGTAGCTTTGAATATTCATGTCGTGTGTCGGTACGATTTGGCAAAGAATGCGGATCCCTTTCAATTTAAAAACGTAATGAGTTAGATAGTCTGTTAACAGAGtggtaatttataaattaatatttgtaaataataataaataatattgagatgagttgatataatATTAACTCGCATTTCAATCCAATTTGTCtctaattctatttattattcttatatatcacgtattatatttattttaattatttttcaatctttttataataaatatgtaatatatatatatatatatgataattaaaataatttaattagttaaataaaaataaaataaaataaataattttaaaatatatagtaatatatagtGTTGCATGACAAGTAACATCCATCTTTGATAAAACAATGAAGGTCTgtaaaagtagttttttttttttttttttttgaaaaaagctTCCTTCATTGATATCAAGAAGATTACAAGATGTGATGAAACAATAGAGTTTCCTCTATATTAACAACGTAATCAGATACATATAAAGCAGCCTTAGCAAAATTATGGGCAACATAATTGTCTTCCTTGTGCACATGACTGACTCTGCATGCTTCCAACTTTGTCATTGTAGCTTGAACATCACTAATGATCATCCCAAAGGAGCTCCCATTATGCTTCTTGAGGTTGACTTTAGTCACTACCTTTTTAGAGTCTCCTTCAAGAATGATTATCCTCATGCCCAAATCAACTCCAAAATTTGCTACAATTCCTGCTGCCAAAGCCTCAGCAATATTCGGATAAGGCAAAGAACTTTGATTTTTCCTCAAGGTTGCCAAAAAACTACCCATATCATCTCTAACTGCCACCCCAATTCTTATTTTACAAAGATTTTTATCAATCGGCACATCCCAATTAACCTTACAAAAACTTTAAGGTGGACAAACCCAAGGATCAGACCTACTGGTATTTTACATTAACATGCTGCTCAATACTAGGATTAACTATACATAAATCCTGCATTGTTTGGTTGACTTTGTGAATCACAACTTGTGGATCTaacaaaatattcttaaaaactAACTTATTTCTTCTCCACCAAAGGGTCTAGAAAGATAAAGACAGTTCCAACATTTATTGTTTATCGAGtttgttgaagtgagttgagttgatatgataaaatattgctataatattattgtttattattattattattattttgagatttgaaaaaagttgaattgtttattatattttatattgggatttgaaaaaattgtactgatgagttgagatgaattgagatgatctcaacttccaaacgaagcctaaaactACTATAAGACCACTTACTTTTCTGAATTATCCTAAAAAGTTGGCTCAATACATCATTTGCTGAGGCACATTCCTACAAAATATGCTCAACTGTTTCAGGCTCACTAAGGCACATTGGACACGTAGGAATATCCAAAATTTTCCTCTTGTACATATTGTTTTTGGTAGGCAATATATTTTGACAAGCTCTCCAAAGAAAGTTCTTAGCTGCTGGAGGTAAGTTCATCTTCCATAATTTTGTCTATTTCTAGTCCCTCTGATTATTGATGAAAGAACTTTGG includes these proteins:
- the LOC109002336 gene encoding probable carboxylesterase 12 translates to MDVSSSEIAYDHSPFLKIYKDGRIERMIGTEVVSPSLDPQTGVESKDVVISPETGVAVRIYIPKATIQTQKKLPVLVYFHGGGFCIETAFSPQYHRYLNSVVSEANVVAVSVDYRRAPEHPLPVAYDDSWTVLKWVESHADEKGPDEWLKSHADFERVFLAGDSAGANIAHHMGLRVGTEGLHAGFKLEGIVLVHPYFWGKEPIGSEMSEAEKRAKVDSLWRFVYPATSGSDDPYINPASDPKLGSLGTGKVLICVAEKDLLKDRGWYYREILEKSGWGGVVKVLESAGEDHVFHMFNPACENAKALLERIVSLVNHGEL